The window ctgagagaaaacaGCATGCTCGGGAACCAAAGGGCGGTGCAACCTGACGACTGGCCATGCCTGGGTCATGTGAAACGACACCAGCCAAGCTGAATGGGGCGCGCTGGTCACATGACGCTGAAAGGGCTAGTTGACTGGCTAATGCAGACTCAGAGGGTGGTGAGAAGAGACATGATGGTGACTCTGTAACGGGTTCATTTTTATTAATAGATGGACCAAAAAgcataaaaaaatgaaaaacaagccaTCAGTACAACCATCTATTAGCTAACAAATACTCCTACTGTGTTTCACTCTTATCTTGTACAGACTTCCTTAGCCTGTTGCAGGTGATTATCAGTTCTTGTAGAAGCCAGGATTTAAGTACTGAAGTGAACAGTTAATACCCAACTTGACTGGGTCAGAGAATGCATTATCAAGTAAAAATTTAATGTTGTAGAATTCAAAAGATAGCAGAGTCATATCTCGCTAATTTTACTAGTGAAAAATGCAGCTAAGTAACTATTACTTAAGCATTCTTAAGCAGTTGCCTGCCGGGCATATACCTGTGCTAAAATGGGAAAAATCTGAGTGAAAAAGCCAAGCTGCTGTAATGTTTACAATAatggagaaagaaaagcaaaaaatCTAAGTTTGAGTACTGGGAAGAAAAGGAAATGTCTAAAGGATGAATAGACTTCAGAAGGAAAGAAGATAATCGACGTTAGAGGGCACTATGAACTGGCATAGATACCTGAAGACAAAAGTCAGTGTTTGACAAAATGTCTTCCCTTAACATgtttaatattttagaaatgtttgATTTCATATCCAAAAtcaatatgctttttaaaaaatctgctatgCCAAATTATAATACTGTCAAGATCTATGTACATTCTGTGATCATAGATACCTGCGGCGAGGTGGAGGACTTCTTCTACGGTAATCATCCCGAGGGCGTCTACCCCAAGAAGGAGGTGGACCACGGTTCCGACTACGCTTTTCACCATTGGACAGCTCCACTCTGACACGGCACCCACAAAGtgttctggggggtgggggggggggagaataataATCCTTAAAAAGCCAAACTGAACTAACTTCCCTTATCTGTGAATTTTTTAAGACAAAGTAATTTAGACACAACCTACAAGGCTTCCCTTATTTGTTTTGGAAAACAATGAACATTTTAatgtagtattttaatttctaCTAAGCAAGTAGAAACAATGTGCGAAAAATGAAGCACTCTGTTTACTGTCTACAACACAACACATCTGAAGCCTTTTTTTTACACAAGCTATTTTTAAGTCAATAAACCTCTGCAATAAGAgagctttaaaatatttaaagaactTGTATACAAACCTGGACAGCACTGCAGAGTTTGGAAGGCTCAACAATGATAATCCAGCATACCAACACAAGCAAAGGATCAGCAATACTTTAAAGAGTTTCTGAATCATTTGGATTTACTTCCCCTTAAGAAAAAATGATCTCCACACAAGTAGGCCATGTTGCTTGTCTATCAAGAACACGTAAGGAAACCTCCATTTACTAGCTCTTCTCAGCCAGTCTACTCTCAAAACACACTTCTCAACTATTAATACCACAACCAGAATATGCTGTAACATTACTCTGATTACCTAGAGTACACAAGCACTACCTCTTCACCCCAGAAATAAATGGCATGACTTTACCTCCCATCTAGTTCTCGCACTGCATCAGCAGCATCACGTGGATCTTCAAATTCAACAAAGGCAAAACCAGGGGGATTGCGAGCAACCCACACACTGCGCAGTGGTCCATAGTAGCCAAAAGCACGTTCCAATTCTGTCTTATTGCCATTGTTCCCAAGGTTCCCTACATAAACCTTGCAGTCCAGTGGACATGAATCACGATGCATCTCTGAAAAACATGGTAGGGGGGAGGAGGATGTGAATCAATTCTCTTTATGAACAGGGCCCAATACTTACTGTGGCAAGACAAAAAATACCTTCAATTTATTTACTCGTTACAAACTTACAAAGACAGACATGGGGAAAACAGTAAACGCGACTGATACGTAACGGGCAGACTTTATAAAGCTCAAACCGTCTAGTGCTACGGGAAACACCTCAAGATTTCCTAAACTGGCTTTATACTAAACTCCATGAAGGCGCTAGGCAGTTCTTTATTTGTAGGTTATATCAGTGAGCTGGGACTCATTTTTAATCAAGGAAAAAACAAACTTGCAATTAGTATGAGGTAGAGGAACGTTGCCGAACCGCCTCCCGCTGAGCCAGGCAGCCTTGGCGTCCcgcagttctcccccccccctccctcgccGTGACCCTGAGTATACAGCAACGGAGTCTCCCATGCCCAACCACCTAATATCTTGATCTCCTTCCATCCATTCCACAGTAGTAATTGCCCGGCGGAAGACGCGACGCCACTCCGACTACACAAAATGGCGGCGGCTCTTTGTCCGCTGTTGCAACCGCGCGGTCTTACAACCCCAACCCCTTACTCACCGGCTTCCGGGCTACGAGAACTATCTTAAATTGCTGCTGCTACTACAGCTACTTTGCCGTCTCCTCCTTTACTCCTCTCAGCCGCCCGGCTTAAACGATCTCGTTCGCTTTCCCGCCAAGACACGACTCCTCCGTCGTTCTTTCTTCTTCACACTGGACAAAATGGCGGACGACGACTACGCGCCCTAGGCTTATATATGCCCTGCCCCTCTTTGCAACGTAAATAGGATATTCGCCAATTACAGCTCGTCTCTCTGTGATTGGCATTTCAGGGCACCCTACCCTTCCGTCGAAGCAGCCGAGCCTCAGGGAGCTGCTTTTCTTTTACGTTCTTATCGCCCTGCGGGCTGGGTCACCTCACCATAGCAACCTAGGGCGGGAGGCCAAGAAGGTTCGGCGGGATGAAAAGTATCTCATGGAGGTACAGAGAGCGCTCGAATTTATGCTGAAAGTGGCATCTCTGTTGTCTTTTCTAACAAATACTCCCTCGGAAGGATTCTTCCGCGTGgtacatttctttcttttaaaaagctgagTTCCATGCCTGTAAAAGCTGCTGGATGGCCTCCTTTTAAAGTATTGTATGATACAGGGTTATACTTATCCTATTTGATGCTCTACAAATTTAACCAGAATCCGCACTAGGTTGTGGTTAAAAATCCAACCTCCCAA of the Eublepharis macularius isolate TG4126 chromosome 5, MPM_Emac_v1.0, whole genome shotgun sequence genome contains:
- the SRSF3 gene encoding serine/arginine-rich splicing factor 3; translation: MHRDSCPLDCKVYVGNLGNNGNKTELERAFGYYGPLRSVWVARNPPGFAFVEFEDPRDAADAVRELDGRTLCGCRVRVELSNGEKRSRNRGPPPSWGRRPRDDYRRRSPPPRRRSPRRRSFSRSRSRSLSRDRRRERSLSRERNHKPSRSFSRSRSRSRSNDRK